Genomic segment of Gloeocapsa sp. PCC 7428:
ACGCGGCGATTCCGAACGCGAGACGTATCAAATTGCTAAGCGGACACTTGCAGTCGTTACCGCGCCACCGAGTCATTTCAAGCTAAGGCCAATTCCCCCTTCCGCCGATTGGCAATTTCACCTTGCAGAAGGTTGTCCAGCGCATTGTCAATATTGTTATCTTGCGGGTAGTCTCCAAGGTCCACCAGTGATTCGCGTGTTTGCTAACTTACCGCAAATTCTAGAAAACTTGGCAACCTACGAACGCCCTGATACTGCAACAACATTTGAAGTGAGTTGTTATACCGATCCCCTCGGTATCGAACACCTTACAGGTAGTTTAGCTGAGTGTATCCGTTACTTTGGTACGCGCAGCGATGCTCACCTACGCTGGGTTTCTAAGTTTGACGCAGTTGATGAGTTAATCGACTTACCGCACAATGGACATACTCGGTGTCGTGTCAGTGTTAATGCTGCACCTGTTTCAGGGCGGTTTGAAGGCGGTACTGCATCTGTCGCATCGCGCCTGCAAGCATTACGCAAATTAGCTTTACCACACAGTCAAGGCGGTGGTGGTTATCCCGTTGGTATCGTCATTGCGCCGATTATGCTAATTGACGATTGGGAATTGCACTACACGCGGCTATTCGATGAAATGAGTACAACTTTGGACTTTAGTTGCGATTTGACTTTTGAGTTAATTTCGCATCGGTTCACGCCCAAATCTAAAGAAGTCTTACAAACTTGGTATCCGCACTCGAAGCTTGATATGGAGGAAGACAAGCGGAGTGTTAAGCGTAACAAGTTTGGCGGTACAAAATATGTTTATGATACCGACGACATGAAAACACTACGTCGCTTCTTTGAGCGCGAAATTGCACGCCGTTTTCCTGAAGCGCGGATACTGTATTGGACATAAAGCGCGATTCGCTAGTCGCTTTTGTGCTGCTTCATGCGCAGTTGATGGTTATGGCTATCAAACATCAAGCATAAACCAAAGTTGAATAGTACAAGGCTAAGTGTCCCGATCCAAAACCAACCTTCACCGCTAATTTTGCGGCTTAAAGCTTCACCAAAGACACTCAAGCCAAAGCCAACGCAGAGTAACCCTGCGACTCCTTTGATTAGCCATAACATTTTGTCTTGTTGCATTTACGGTATCATCCTTACTGAAAACGCCTGGCGACTGAAGTCGCGGCTTGATTTACAAAGTCAAGATGGTGCGTGGACTAATAAAATAGACTTCTTGCATGAATCAAAAAACTACCCTTGTCCTTCTGAACCCTTCGCTATTGCTCAAGGGCAGGCTCCGTGAAAGGCTCAATATGACAATTTAAGTATTCACGTAAGAGGTCTAATAATCATTTCTCCTCTGCTTCCTCTGCTCCTCTGCTCCTTCATCTGTTACCCTTCAATTAATTGTCGAAAACCGCGAGTTGTGGCAATACTTTCAAAATCAGGATCGCTGCTGGCCTCGGCGCGATACTTGGGATTGAGTTCAATTGCTTTTTGGAGGTTTTCTAGGGCTAATTTGACTTGTCCTTGGAAGGCGTAGCAAATGGCTTTGTTGTAATAAGCATTAGGATAATCTGGTTGAATTTGCAAAGCTCGATCGAAGCTTTCTAAGGCTTCTGGATCGCGCTCTAGTTGAACGAGTAAATAGCCTTTGGCGTTCCAAGCTTTGTAGTAGTCGGGATCGAGTTCGATCGCTTTATCATACGATGCGATCGCATCTTCTAATTTTTCGAGAACTTCTAACGCCATGGCGCGATTCATCCAAGCTACCGCGTCATCTGGTTTGACTTGTACTGCACGATCAAACGATTGAAAAGCTTCTTCGTGATTTTGCAGTTTGCCTAATGCTACCCCGCGATCGACCCACGCAAGATGATGATTCGGATTGATTTCGATCGCTTTATCGTACGAGGCGATCGCATCTTTGTAGCGTTTCATTCGACTGAGAACAATACCG
This window contains:
- a CDS encoding spore photoproduct lyase family protein — protein: MTSLLTKPAAHSSRLWMPERVLFTPAALDQPWGQQILSRVQALNLPIEELPQNRLSGLRGDSERETYQIAKRTLAVVTAPPSHFKLRPIPPSADWQFHLAEGCPAHCQYCYLAGSLQGPPVIRVFANLPQILENLATYERPDTATTFEVSCYTDPLGIEHLTGSLAECIRYFGTRSDAHLRWVSKFDAVDELIDLPHNGHTRCRVSVNAAPVSGRFEGGTASVASRLQALRKLALPHSQGGGGYPVGIVIAPIMLIDDWELHYTRLFDEMSTTLDFSCDLTFELISHRFTPKSKEVLQTWYPHSKLDMEEDKRSVKRNKFGGTKYVYDTDDMKTLRRFFEREIARRFPEARILYWT